The Pan paniscus chromosome 1, NHGRI_mPanPan1-v2.0_pri, whole genome shotgun sequence genome has a segment encoding these proteins:
- the LOC134731229 gene encoding uncharacterized protein LOC134731229, producing the protein MPHPHSAPRHATLGLKDCTQTPTHHIGLGPRQTTSPLNAIILQEASSVEVGFLRKPGGPSASGVDEGLLHIPIKGPPRRVGFPSSAPRSEALRAGMGGMPRAGVLQTPARIHLPGCRFNTGPAAAAKPTQPGLLGRSRVSRLASASGRALPAACTAGRSRCSPGGPGAHPTRSRCSSHNPRVFRRVVSPGRRLRPQGAAAEPALSREAARALEPGSWKPPERAPEGRPEPWVAATQLRRPTFPHSGPWETSFSLSGEAPSLSFIHSLIHSFIHSVIYSECVRSTPTFLLALRIQQLTKRSSCFLGT; encoded by the exons ATGCCCCACCCTCACAGTGCTCCCAGACATGCCACCCTCGGACTCAAAGACTGCACACAGACTCCTACTCACCACATCGGCCTTGGACCCAG ACAGACCACATCTCCACTCAACGCAATCATTCTCCAAGAAGCGTCCAGCGTTGAGGTCGGCTTCCTTCGGAAGCCCGGAGGACCCTCGGCCTCCGGAGTGGACGAGGGTCTGCTCCACATTCCCATCAAGGGCCCGCCCAGGCGGGTGGGCTTTCCCAGCAGCGCCCCCAGGAGCGAGGCTTTGAGGGCCGGAATGGGAGGGATGCCCCGAGCCGGCGTCTTGCAGACCCCAGCGAGGATACACCTCCCTGGCTGCCGCTTTAACACGGGGCCGGCGGCTGCAGCCAAGCCCACCCAGCCTGGCCTCTTAGGCCGCAGCCGGGTGTCTCGCCTGGCCTCTGCCTCCGGCCGCGCCCTCCCGGCCGCTTGCACCGCCGGCCGCTCTCGCTGCAGCCCTGGCGGTCCCGGGGCCCACCCCACGCGGTCCCGCTGCAGCAGCCACAACCCGCGCGTCTTCCGGCGGGTTGTGAGCCCCGGCCGCCGGCTCCGCCCACAGGGGGCTGCCGCGGAGCCCGCCCTCTCCCGGGAAGCAGCGCGCGCCCTCGAACCCGGAAGCTGGAAGCCGCCCGAGCGCGCCCCCGAGGGCCGTCCGGAACCGTGGGTAGCGGCCACCCAGCTACGCCGCCCCACGTTTCCTCACAGCGGTCCTTGGGAGACCTCCTTCAGCCTTTCCGGTGAAGCGCCTTccctgtcattcattcattcactcattcattcattcattcattcagttatcTATTCTGAGTGTGTAAGATCTACCCCCACATTCTTATTGGCCCTGCGTATACAGCAGTTAACAAAACGCAGTTCCTGCTTTCTTGGAACTTAA
- the ZFP69B gene encoding zinc finger protein 69 homolog B isoform X2 gives MLQQLLITLPTEASTWVKLRHPKAATERVALWEDVTKMFKAEALLSQDADETQGESLESRVTLGSLTAESQELLTFKDVSVDFTQEEWGQLAPAHRNLYREVMLENYGNLVSVGCQLSKPGVISQLEKGEEPWLMERDISGVPSSDLKSKTKTKESALQNDISWEELHCGLMMERFTKGSTMYSTLGRISKCNKLESQQENQRMGERQIPLMCKKTFTQERGQESNRFEKRINVKSEVMPGPIVLPRKRDRKYDTLEKRSRYNIDLVNHSRSYTKMKTFECNICEKIFKQLIHLTEHMRIHTGEKPFRCKECGKAFSQSSSLIPHQRIHTGEKPYECKECGKTFRHPSSLTQHVRIHTGEKPYECRVCEKAFSQSIGLIQHLRTHVREKPFTCKDCGKAFFQIRHLRQHEIIHTGVKAYICNVCSKTFSHSTYLTQHQRTHTGERPYKCKECGKAFSQRIHLSIHQRVHTGVKPYECSHCGKAFRHDSSFAKHQRIHTGEKPYDCNECGKAFSCSSSLIRHCKTHLRNTFSNVV, from the exons ATGCTGCAGCAGCTCCTGATCACCCTGCCCACCGAGGCCAGCACCTGGGTGAAGTTGCGTCATCCAAAGGCGGCCACGGAGCGGGTGGCCCTGTGGGAGGATGTGACTAAGATGTTTAAAGCAGAAG CTCTGCTGTCTCAGGATGCTGATGAGACCCAGGGAGAAAGTTTAGAGAGTAGAGTGACCCTTGGATCCCTGACAGCAGAATCCCAG GAACTGTTAACCTTCAAGGACGTATCTGTGGACTTCACTCAGGAGGAGTGGGGGCAGCTGGCCCCTGCTCACCGGAATCTGTACCGGGAGGTGATGCTGGAGAACTATGGGAACCTGGTCTCAGTGG GATGTCAGCTTTCCAAACCTGGCGTGATTTCCCAGTTGGAGAAAGGAGAAGAACCATGGCTGATGGAGAGAGATATTTCAGGAGTTCCAAGTTCAG acttaaagagcaaaacaaaaaccaaagagtCAGCCTTACAGAATGATATTTCGTGGGAAGAATTACATTGTGGCCTAATGATGGAAAGATTTACAAAAGGAAGCACCATGTATTCCACCTTGGGAAGAATCTCCAAATGTAATAAGCTAGAAAGCCAACAAGAGAACCAAAGAATGGGTGAGAGGCAAATCCCCTTGATGTGCAAGAAAACATTCACTCAGGAGAGAGGCCAAGAGTCTAATAGATTTGAGAAAAGAATTAATGTGAAGTCAGAAGTTATGCCAGGACCAATAGTTCTTCCAAGAAAAAGAGATCGTAAATATGACACACTTGAAAAGAGAAGCAGATACAACATAGATTTAGTTAATCATTCAAGGagttatacaaaaatgaaaacctttGAATGTAATATTTGTGAAAAAATCTTCAAACAGCTTATTCACCTTACTGAACACATGAGAATTCATACCGGCGAGAAACCTTTCAGatgtaaggaatgtggaaaagcctttagCCAAAGTTCATCTCTTATTccacatcagagaattcatactggtgagaaaccctatgaatgtaaggagTGTGGGAAAACCTTCAGACATCCTTCATCGCTTACTCAGCATGTTAGAATTCATACCGGGGAGAAGCCCTATGAATGTAGGGTATGTGAGAAAGCCTTCAGCCAGAGCATTGGACTGATCCAGCATTTGAGAACTCATGTTAGAGAGAAACCTTTTACATGCAAAGACTGTGGAAAAGCGTTTTTCCAGATTAGACACCTTAGGCAACATGAGATTATTCATACTGGTGTGAAAGCCTATATTTGTAATGTATGTAGTAAAACCTTCAGCCATAGTACATACCTAACTCAACACCAGAGAACTCATACTGGAGAAAGACCGTataaatgtaaggaatgtgggaaagcctttagccAGAGAATACATCTTTCTATCCATCAGAGAGTCCATACTGGAGTAAAACCTTATGAATGCAGTCattgtgggaaagcctttaggCATGATTCATCCTTTGCtaaacatcagagaattcatactggagaaaaaccttATGACTGTAATGAGTGTGGAAAAGCCTTCAGCTGTAGTTCATCCCTTATTAGACACTGCAaaacacatttaagaaataccTTCAGCAATGTTGTGTGA
- the ZFP69B gene encoding zinc finger protein 69 homolog B isoform X1, whose amino-acid sequence MLQQLLITLPTEASTWVKLRHPKAATERVALWEDVTKMFKAEALLSQDADETQGESLESRVTLGSLTAESQELLTFKDVSVDFTQEEWGQLAPAHRNLYREVMLENYGNLVSVAGCQLSKPGVISQLEKGEEPWLMERDISGVPSSDLKSKTKTKESALQNDISWEELHCGLMMERFTKGSTMYSTLGRISKCNKLESQQENQRMGERQIPLMCKKTFTQERGQESNRFEKRINVKSEVMPGPIVLPRKRDRKYDTLEKRSRYNIDLVNHSRSYTKMKTFECNICEKIFKQLIHLTEHMRIHTGEKPFRCKECGKAFSQSSSLIPHQRIHTGEKPYECKECGKTFRHPSSLTQHVRIHTGEKPYECRVCEKAFSQSIGLIQHLRTHVREKPFTCKDCGKAFFQIRHLRQHEIIHTGVKAYICNVCSKTFSHSTYLTQHQRTHTGERPYKCKECGKAFSQRIHLSIHQRVHTGVKPYECSHCGKAFRHDSSFAKHQRIHTGEKPYDCNECGKAFSCSSSLIRHCKTHLRNTFSNVV is encoded by the exons ATGCTGCAGCAGCTCCTGATCACCCTGCCCACCGAGGCCAGCACCTGGGTGAAGTTGCGTCATCCAAAGGCGGCCACGGAGCGGGTGGCCCTGTGGGAGGATGTGACTAAGATGTTTAAAGCAGAAG CTCTGCTGTCTCAGGATGCTGATGAGACCCAGGGAGAAAGTTTAGAGAGTAGAGTGACCCTTGGATCCCTGACAGCAGAATCCCAG GAACTGTTAACCTTCAAGGACGTATCTGTGGACTTCACTCAGGAGGAGTGGGGGCAGCTGGCCCCTGCTCACCGGAATCTGTACCGGGAGGTGATGCTGGAGAACTATGGGAACCTGGTCTCAGTGG CAGGATGTCAGCTTTCCAAACCTGGCGTGATTTCCCAGTTGGAGAAAGGAGAAGAACCATGGCTGATGGAGAGAGATATTTCAGGAGTTCCAAGTTCAG acttaaagagcaaaacaaaaaccaaagagtCAGCCTTACAGAATGATATTTCGTGGGAAGAATTACATTGTGGCCTAATGATGGAAAGATTTACAAAAGGAAGCACCATGTATTCCACCTTGGGAAGAATCTCCAAATGTAATAAGCTAGAAAGCCAACAAGAGAACCAAAGAATGGGTGAGAGGCAAATCCCCTTGATGTGCAAGAAAACATTCACTCAGGAGAGAGGCCAAGAGTCTAATAGATTTGAGAAAAGAATTAATGTGAAGTCAGAAGTTATGCCAGGACCAATAGTTCTTCCAAGAAAAAGAGATCGTAAATATGACACACTTGAAAAGAGAAGCAGATACAACATAGATTTAGTTAATCATTCAAGGagttatacaaaaatgaaaacctttGAATGTAATATTTGTGAAAAAATCTTCAAACAGCTTATTCACCTTACTGAACACATGAGAATTCATACCGGCGAGAAACCTTTCAGatgtaaggaatgtggaaaagcctttagCCAAAGTTCATCTCTTATTccacatcagagaattcatactggtgagaaaccctatgaatgtaaggagTGTGGGAAAACCTTCAGACATCCTTCATCGCTTACTCAGCATGTTAGAATTCATACCGGGGAGAAGCCCTATGAATGTAGGGTATGTGAGAAAGCCTTCAGCCAGAGCATTGGACTGATCCAGCATTTGAGAACTCATGTTAGAGAGAAACCTTTTACATGCAAAGACTGTGGAAAAGCGTTTTTCCAGATTAGACACCTTAGGCAACATGAGATTATTCATACTGGTGTGAAAGCCTATATTTGTAATGTATGTAGTAAAACCTTCAGCCATAGTACATACCTAACTCAACACCAGAGAACTCATACTGGAGAAAGACCGTataaatgtaaggaatgtgggaaagcctttagccAGAGAATACATCTTTCTATCCATCAGAGAGTCCATACTGGAGTAAAACCTTATGAATGCAGTCattgtgggaaagcctttaggCATGATTCATCCTTTGCtaaacatcagagaattcatactggagaaaaaccttATGACTGTAATGAGTGTGGAAAAGCCTTCAGCTGTAGTTCATCCCTTATTAGACACTGCAaaacacatttaagaaataccTTCAGCAATGTTGTGTGA
- the ZFP69B gene encoding zinc finger protein 69 homolog B isoform X3: MLENYGNLVSVAGCQLSKPGVISQLEKGEEPWLMERDISGVPSSDLKSKTKTKESALQNDISWEELHCGLMMERFTKGSTMYSTLGRISKCNKLESQQENQRMGERQIPLMCKKTFTQERGQESNRFEKRINVKSEVMPGPIVLPRKRDRKYDTLEKRSRYNIDLVNHSRSYTKMKTFECNICEKIFKQLIHLTEHMRIHTGEKPFRCKECGKAFSQSSSLIPHQRIHTGEKPYECKECGKTFRHPSSLTQHVRIHTGEKPYECRVCEKAFSQSIGLIQHLRTHVREKPFTCKDCGKAFFQIRHLRQHEIIHTGVKAYICNVCSKTFSHSTYLTQHQRTHTGERPYKCKECGKAFSQRIHLSIHQRVHTGVKPYECSHCGKAFRHDSSFAKHQRIHTGEKPYDCNECGKAFSCSSSLIRHCKTHLRNTFSNVV, encoded by the exons ATGCTGGAGAACTATGGGAACCTGGTCTCAGTGG CAGGATGTCAGCTTTCCAAACCTGGCGTGATTTCCCAGTTGGAGAAAGGAGAAGAACCATGGCTGATGGAGAGAGATATTTCAGGAGTTCCAAGTTCAG acttaaagagcaaaacaaaaaccaaagagtCAGCCTTACAGAATGATATTTCGTGGGAAGAATTACATTGTGGCCTAATGATGGAAAGATTTACAAAAGGAAGCACCATGTATTCCACCTTGGGAAGAATCTCCAAATGTAATAAGCTAGAAAGCCAACAAGAGAACCAAAGAATGGGTGAGAGGCAAATCCCCTTGATGTGCAAGAAAACATTCACTCAGGAGAGAGGCCAAGAGTCTAATAGATTTGAGAAAAGAATTAATGTGAAGTCAGAAGTTATGCCAGGACCAATAGTTCTTCCAAGAAAAAGAGATCGTAAATATGACACACTTGAAAAGAGAAGCAGATACAACATAGATTTAGTTAATCATTCAAGGagttatacaaaaatgaaaacctttGAATGTAATATTTGTGAAAAAATCTTCAAACAGCTTATTCACCTTACTGAACACATGAGAATTCATACCGGCGAGAAACCTTTCAGatgtaaggaatgtggaaaagcctttagCCAAAGTTCATCTCTTATTccacatcagagaattcatactggtgagaaaccctatgaatgtaaggagTGTGGGAAAACCTTCAGACATCCTTCATCGCTTACTCAGCATGTTAGAATTCATACCGGGGAGAAGCCCTATGAATGTAGGGTATGTGAGAAAGCCTTCAGCCAGAGCATTGGACTGATCCAGCATTTGAGAACTCATGTTAGAGAGAAACCTTTTACATGCAAAGACTGTGGAAAAGCGTTTTTCCAGATTAGACACCTTAGGCAACATGAGATTATTCATACTGGTGTGAAAGCCTATATTTGTAATGTATGTAGTAAAACCTTCAGCCATAGTACATACCTAACTCAACACCAGAGAACTCATACTGGAGAAAGACCGTataaatgtaaggaatgtgggaaagcctttagccAGAGAATACATCTTTCTATCCATCAGAGAGTCCATACTGGAGTAAAACCTTATGAATGCAGTCattgtgggaaagcctttaggCATGATTCATCCTTTGCtaaacatcagagaattcatactggagaaaaaccttATGACTGTAATGAGTGTGGAAAAGCCTTCAGCTGTAGTTCATCCCTTATTAGACACTGCAaaacacatttaagaaataccTTCAGCAATGTTGTGTGA